One genomic region from Arthrobacter sp. YN encodes:
- a CDS encoding GntR family transcriptional regulator has protein sequence MPEAANIAGEIDRTSGTPIYVQLREILRAFIAQSCPPGSALPSERDLSDRFGLARMTVRQAIDALVGEEVIERVVGLGTFVRKPKLDLQVKLTSYSEEMQRRGMVPAAKVLSFEQISASAFLARELQLEEGTPLVRFRRLLLADNEPMSVDENFIPAHRVPGLLDEAPPTSLYNVLSERFGLVMEWGEDMIEATAASPSTARLLNVDVGAPLLKIQRHAFVARAMVDYSVSYYRADRYKLWVPLQRPGVRPTRNYSSGYRTQP, from the coding sequence GTGCCTGAGGCAGCAAACATAGCAGGCGAGATCGACCGCACCAGTGGCACTCCGATTTACGTACAACTCCGGGAGATCCTGCGGGCCTTCATTGCCCAATCCTGCCCGCCGGGTTCTGCGCTTCCCTCGGAGCGGGATCTGTCAGACCGATTTGGTCTGGCCCGGATGACGGTGCGCCAAGCCATTGACGCCTTGGTTGGCGAGGAGGTCATTGAGCGTGTTGTAGGGCTGGGGACTTTCGTGAGGAAGCCCAAGCTGGATCTTCAAGTGAAACTGACGTCCTACAGCGAAGAGATGCAACGCCGAGGTATGGTCCCGGCTGCGAAGGTACTCAGCTTCGAACAGATCTCAGCCAGTGCATTCCTGGCCCGGGAGCTCCAGCTGGAGGAAGGCACGCCTCTGGTCCGGTTCAGGCGGTTGTTGCTCGCTGACAATGAGCCCATGAGTGTTGATGAGAACTTCATACCCGCCCATCGCGTCCCAGGTCTGTTGGATGAAGCGCCGCCCACATCCCTGTACAACGTCCTGAGCGAACGCTTTGGCTTGGTAATGGAGTGGGGCGAGGACATGATTGAGGCCACGGCAGCGTCGCCCTCCACAGCCCGGCTTCTCAACGTCGATGTCGGTGCCCCTTTGCTGAAGATTCAACGGCACGCTTTCGTAGCCCGCGCCATGGTGGACTACTCCGTTTCTTACTATAGGGCTGACCGCTACAAGCTCTGGGTCCCCCTGCAACGCCCAGGAGTGAGGCCTACGCGCAACTACTCCTCGGGGTACCGCACTCAGCCCTAG
- a CDS encoding HPr family phosphocarrier protein, with translation MPEQKAIVAAEIGLHARAAAVFVRAVTDTGLPVTIRKQDGEPVDARSLLEVMTEDFGHGCEVLLEVAPDALISGQTVPEVESALTALSAVLGATEAR, from the coding sequence TTGCCGGAGCAGAAGGCCATTGTGGCCGCGGAAATCGGGTTGCACGCACGTGCGGCAGCTGTGTTCGTCCGTGCTGTCACTGACACCGGCCTGCCGGTCACCATACGCAAACAAGACGGAGAACCTGTTGATGCACGCTCACTGCTGGAAGTGATGACGGAGGATTTCGGACACGGCTGCGAAGTACTTCTCGAAGTGGCACCAGACGCGCTGATCAGCGGACAAACCGTTCCCGAAGTTGAGAGTGCCTTGACCGCTCTTTCGGCCGTCCTTGGGGCCACAGAGGCTCGCTGA
- a CDS encoding cytochrome c oxidase subunit 4 → MKIESWLFGAGVFFFVPVAIAYGFLTEWSEWVGVLGILLVGGLAGMIGAYLGFTGKRIGLRPEDRPDAEIHEGAGEQGHFSPWSWWPLVLGLACAGGFLGLAIGFWVTYVAGGLALVALVGWVFEYSRGDHAH, encoded by the coding sequence GTGAAAATCGAATCGTGGCTCTTTGGAGCCGGAGTCTTCTTCTTCGTCCCCGTGGCCATCGCCTACGGATTCCTGACTGAATGGTCCGAGTGGGTTGGTGTCCTGGGCATCCTCCTTGTCGGTGGCCTGGCGGGCATGATCGGCGCATATCTTGGTTTCACCGGTAAGCGGATCGGTCTTCGTCCCGAGGACCGTCCCGACGCCGAGATCCACGAAGGCGCCGGCGAGCAGGGGCACTTCAGCCCATGGAGCTGGTGGCCGCTGGTTCTGGGTCTCGCTTGTGCCGGTGGATTCCTTGGCCTCGCCATTGGGTTCTGGGTGACGTACGTCGCCGGTGGCCTCGCCCTCGTGGCATTGGTTGGCTGGGTTTTTGAATACAGCCGCGGCGACCACGCGCACTAG
- the ctaD gene encoding aa3-type cytochrome oxidase subunit I yields the protein MATYTQSAPGVLEAPVVPKSKGRIVVNWITSTDHKTIGYMYLIASFVFFCLGGVMALLIRAELFEPGMQILQTKEQYNQMFTMHGTVMLLMFATPLFAGFANVIMPLQIGAPDVAFPRLNALAFWFFLFGSTIAVSGFITPQGAASFGWFAYAPLSNTTFSPGVGGDLWVFGLALSGFGTILGAVNFITTIICMRAPGMTMWRMPIFTWNTLVTAILVLMAFPPLAAALFALGADRRFGAHIFDPENGGAVLWQHLFWFFGHPEVYIIALPFFGIVSEIFPVFSRKPIFGYKGLVYATIAIAALSVTVWAHHMYVTGSVLLPFFAFMTMLIAVPTGVKFFNWIGTLWQGSITFETPMLWSIGFLVTFLFGGLTGIILASPPLDFHVSDSYFVVAHFHYVVFGTVVFAMFAGFYFWWPKWTGKMLNERLGKIHFWLLFLGFHGTFLIQHWLGVEGMPRRYADYMPQDNFTWMNQFSTISSFVLGASLLPFFWNVYITWRSNKKVEVDDPWGFGASLEWATSCPPPRHNFTSLPRIRSERPALDLHHPELAQVHTAEAPSPAAAVLGNADQKDVSK from the coding sequence GTGGCTACGTACACTCAATCCGCACCGGGGGTCCTAGAAGCCCCCGTAGTTCCTAAGTCCAAGGGGCGCATCGTCGTCAACTGGATTACCTCCACCGACCACAAGACCATCGGGTACATGTACCTGATTGCGTCCTTCGTGTTCTTCTGCCTCGGTGGCGTCATGGCGTTGCTGATCCGCGCTGAACTGTTCGAACCCGGTATGCAGATCCTGCAGACCAAAGAGCAGTACAACCAGATGTTCACAATGCACGGCACCGTAATGCTCCTGATGTTCGCAACGCCGCTGTTTGCCGGCTTCGCGAACGTCATCATGCCGTTGCAGATCGGCGCCCCCGATGTCGCCTTCCCGCGTCTGAACGCCCTGGCTTTCTGGTTCTTCCTCTTCGGTTCGACCATCGCTGTCTCCGGCTTCATCACTCCCCAGGGAGCTGCTTCCTTCGGCTGGTTCGCTTATGCACCGTTGTCGAACACCACCTTCAGCCCTGGTGTAGGTGGTGACCTGTGGGTCTTCGGCCTGGCCCTTTCCGGGTTCGGAACCATCCTTGGTGCCGTCAACTTCATCACCACCATCATCTGCATGCGTGCACCGGGCATGACCATGTGGCGTATGCCGATCTTCACCTGGAACACGCTGGTCACGGCAATCCTGGTCCTGATGGCCTTCCCGCCGCTGGCAGCTGCCTTGTTCGCCCTTGGCGCCGACCGACGCTTTGGTGCCCACATCTTCGACCCCGAGAACGGCGGTGCAGTCCTGTGGCAGCACCTGTTCTGGTTCTTCGGGCACCCTGAGGTGTACATCATCGCGCTGCCGTTCTTCGGCATCGTTTCGGAGATCTTCCCGGTCTTCAGCCGCAAGCCGATTTTCGGCTACAAGGGTCTGGTCTACGCGACCATCGCCATTGCGGCGTTGTCCGTCACCGTGTGGGCACACCACATGTACGTGACCGGTTCGGTGCTGCTGCCGTTCTTCGCCTTCATGACAATGTTGATCGCAGTGCCCACGGGCGTGAAGTTCTTCAACTGGATCGGTACCTTGTGGCAGGGCTCCATAACGTTTGAAACACCCATGCTTTGGAGCATCGGCTTCTTGGTGACATTCCTCTTCGGTGGTCTCACCGGCATCATCCTGGCCTCACCGCCACTTGACTTCCACGTTTCCGACTCCTACTTCGTAGTGGCCCACTTCCACTACGTGGTGTTCGGTACCGTCGTGTTCGCCATGTTCGCAGGGTTCTACTTCTGGTGGCCCAAGTGGACAGGCAAGATGCTCAACGAGCGCCTTGGCAAGATTCACTTCTGGCTCCTGTTCCTCGGCTTCCACGGCACCTTCCTGATCCAGCACTGGTTGGGTGTTGAGGGCATGCCGCGTCGCTACGCCGATTACATGCCGCAGGATAACTTCACGTGGATGAACCAGTTCTCCACCATCTCCTCCTTCGTCCTGGGTGCTTCGCTCCTGCCGTTCTTCTGGAACGTCTACATCACGTGGCGCAGCAACAAGAAGGTAGAAGTGGATGACCCGTGGGGCTTCGGTGCTTCGCTGGAGTGGGCTACGTCCTGCCCGCCGCCGCGTCACAACTTCACTTCCTTGCCGCGTATCCGTTCGGAGCGCCCGGCGCTGGACCTGCACCACCCTGAGTTGGCACAGGTCCACACTGCCGAGGCCCCGTCGCCTGCAGCAGCTGTTTTGGGTAATGCCGACCAGAAGGACGTCAGCAAGTGA
- the ctaC gene encoding aa3-type cytochrome oxidase subunit II, with translation MSSQNRTGSRRIKITSITGLALAGALVLTGCSPEVEKGWLPTERGTTNHTDRIMDLWVNSWIAALAVGIITWGLLVWCIIAYRRRKGTTGFPKQLSYNLPLEVFYLTIPLFMVLVFFYFTDQDQRAIDDRSQPADVVVDVRGKQWAWDFNYKKGEVINEDLHEAGVQAHLTGNEVNKELLPTLYLPVGKSVDLELNSRDVIHSFWVPAFLQKRDMIPGKTNYIRFTPTKEGTFDGKCAELCGEYHSEMLFRVKVVSESEFQAHMDKLRQEGNTGLLGAEYDRNPNLNETK, from the coding sequence GTGAGTTCGCAGAACCGAACCGGCAGCCGACGCATAAAGATCACATCGATCACTGGCTTGGCACTAGCCGGCGCGTTGGTTTTGACCGGATGTTCACCAGAGGTAGAGAAGGGTTGGCTGCCTACAGAGCGCGGCACGACCAACCACACTGACCGGATCATGGACCTCTGGGTCAACTCATGGATCGCCGCCTTGGCAGTCGGTATCATCACGTGGGGCCTCCTGGTCTGGTGCATCATCGCTTACCGTCGCCGCAAGGGCACCACGGGATTCCCCAAGCAGCTCAGCTACAACCTGCCGCTTGAGGTCTTCTACTTGACCATTCCGCTGTTCATGGTGCTGGTGTTCTTCTACTTCACCGACCAGGACCAGCGTGCGATCGATGACCGCTCGCAGCCGGCCGACGTCGTTGTTGACGTCCGCGGCAAGCAGTGGGCCTGGGACTTCAACTACAAAAAGGGCGAGGTCATCAATGAAGACCTCCACGAGGCCGGCGTTCAGGCCCACCTGACCGGCAATGAGGTCAACAAGGAACTGCTCCCCACCCTGTACTTGCCGGTTGGCAAGTCCGTGGACCTGGAGCTGAACTCCCGCGACGTCATCCACTCATTCTGGGTTCCCGCCTTCCTCCAGAAGCGCGACATGATCCCCGGCAAGACGAACTACATCAGGTTCACCCCCACAAAGGAGGGCACCTTCGATGGTAAGTGTGCCGAACTCTGCGGTGAATACCACTCCGAAATGCTCTTCCGCGTCAAGGTTGTCTCCGAGTCTGAGTTCCAGGCACACATGGACAAGCTTCGCCAGGAAGGCAACACGGGCCTCCTCGGTGCGGAATACGACCGCAACCCGAACCTGAACGAAACCAAGTAA
- a CDS encoding HesB/IscA family protein — MSTATNENSTGEQLVANDELATHEVNLTDVAAGKVRSLLEQEGRTDLRLRVAVQPGGCSGLIYQLYFDERLLDGDAVRDYDGVEVVVDKMSVPYLSGASIDFEDTISKQGFTIDNPNAGGSCACGDSFH, encoded by the coding sequence ATGAGCACTGCAACCAACGAAAACAGCACCGGAGAACAGCTCGTCGCCAACGACGAGCTGGCCACGCACGAGGTCAATCTGACCGACGTTGCCGCAGGCAAGGTCCGCAGCCTTCTGGAACAGGAAGGGCGCACCGACCTTCGGCTGCGCGTTGCAGTCCAGCCTGGAGGTTGCTCCGGTCTGATCTACCAGCTCTACTTCGACGAGCGACTGCTTGATGGGGATGCTGTACGCGATTACGACGGCGTTGAAGTCGTCGTCGATAAGATGAGCGTTCCGTACCTCAGCGGTGCCAGCATCGACTTCGAGGACACCATTTCGAAGCAGGGCTTCACCATCGACAACCCGAATGCCGGCGGGTCTTGCGCCTGCGGCGATTCGTTCCACTGA